CACGGCTTGAAAAAATTAACTATCATGTCTCTTATATACACACAAGGTCGGGTTGGTTTAGGTCGAGACCTGAATGGGGTTGGGTCGAAAGAGGTCATGGGTCGAAGGTCTGAGAATTTTCAAAAGGTTTAAAAGGGCCGGGGTGAACGGGTTGGGCCAGGTCAGTTGGGTTGGGCCGGATCGGTTGGGTTGGGTCAAGACCCGTTTATCGAAGTTTTATGATAAACGTTTCAATTTTCATATTTACGTTCCACTTTTCAGATTCTCGTTTCCGTTTTCTGATTCGCGTTTACACTGTGTTCTCGAGTTTTTTTTTAAGTTGAAAAGAGTAGAAAAGAATTAGGAGAGtagaatgatggaaatgaatgtaatATGAACAAACTTAAATGTATTCTCGAATTGTAAAGAAGGgaaagaaaagaaataaaagtaattatttatttttatttttgagttgtatagaaaaaaaaaaaaaagaaaattaaataaattaaacaaTTTTAGGATAATACCCATTGACTATAGTTATCATTTATGTGTAAATTAACATTCATCGAAACATACACTCAACTATATTATATACAGAGTTTGTATACTTCGTATTATAGCAAAACTCAGCCCGTATCTTATATTACTGTATGTATTATAAACAATAAATATTAACAAGTAAATCACCTTTAAAAATTCGAGATGGCAAATATAATCGATAACTAATttgaatgaatataataataacacACACAAAATATTATTTACGGGGTATATATTGTATGGAGTAtggagtatatatataatataatactaaattttaatatttaatataaataaaaataaatataccaCTACAACAAATTTATCAATTGTTCACGCATATTTTTACACACTTGTAAGAAAGTGTGAGCATTTTATCAAATTCCTCacacttataaatatgtataagtttGTTACATTTATAAATGTTAAATGTTATTCAAATTTCAAATTTAAAATTGTAGGAAAAGTTTGTTCACATTTATTAGTGTACAAATACAAATTTAATCACATTTAAAAATGTGAGTAAAATTTCTTACACCTCATTTCTTCACACAAGGGGGAGCGTGAACAAATCATGTGCGACAAAATCAACTTAACACTCTTAAGTGtggttataattataattttacacACAAATTAGTGTGAACTTTTTTCTCTACATTTTTATGTGTGAAACTATAATGATATTCTACACTTATAAGTGTAATACATTTACACATATTTACAAGTGTGGGAAATTTAACAAAAAAATACACATTTCTTAAAAGTGTGTACATTTATGCATGCTTAAATATCAAATTTGTTGTAGTGCACGAGTAATAttcttgttataattcagtaggcttataactacctttagtggtttgattcttgattaagaatactaataatgaagtgtaagaacaaagattataatggagagaaagaagtaTAATACTTGATGTAAGTATATTAGAATGGTGTGTTTATCTTGTACATATTGATGCATATTTATACTACAAAGAGTGTTACATATTTGACTTTTGTGAATTATATAAAATTGTTAGCCACCATTTCTTGACTTCTACTTCAATAATTGatgtattataacactcccccttggatgacaattttattagagagcaactagtactgcctcgttaaaaaccttgctaaagaaaacccagtgggaaaaaactttagctaagggaaaaagagtgcagcatagagttgactccccctcaagtagacatcgctgagttgttacatcttttgaacaagcctcatgccaatattgtgaacgtgtgttctgaaaatagcagttgagagtgctttggtgaaaagatcggcagagtttttgTTGGATtgtacatatctcatttcaatctggttgtccttaatgagaccttgagtgtatgagaagaatctagggggtatgtgttttgttcggtcacttttgatatacccttctttcatctgtgctatgcaagctgcattatcttcatagatagttgttggacttttatcgcgttctagtccaaaaacattttcgagtagtttcatataatgcaatcacttcgtcatgatttgatgatgttgcaacaagtgtttgttttaagaacgccatgattttgtggtacctccatttaggaatacatatcaagtttgagatttatctttatgaggatttgttgaatgacctgcatatacataatcaaccaaatcttgtttcgaagcgttagaataaaataattttaaattagcagttcctcaagggtatcaaaatatcggtttgatcccatttcaatgtctttttgtaggggttgaattgaaccttgtcaacaaattaactgcaaagaaATGTCAAGCCTTGTACAAtttataaaatacataataaccccaattgcactaagatatggaacttttgatctgtaaagatcttcatgatcttcacggggataaaatagatcagtgtcaatattgagtgatatatcaaccaatggttttgtctttaaaaatgttttaaaatcttttcgatatagtttgtttgatgtacaagtaaaccattaggcatatgctcaatctgcaaaccaaggcaatacttggtttttccgagacctttcatttcaaattctttctttagaagttgaatggtttcatggatctctttatttgtacctatgatgttaagatcatcgacataaacagtttacaatcacatatccggacattgttttcttaataagaacacatgtgcaaataagattatttttatacccgttttcttatcaagtaatcacttaatcagttatactactgtatcaacccatataaaaatctttgtgctttaatggaatacatttccttgtgtttttagatgcttctgataccttaaaccctttaggtatcttcatatatatatatacacatatatatatattactatcaaatgatccatatagataagcagtcacaacatccatgagatgcatttctaaatttttagaaactgcgaggctgattaagtatctaaaagtaattgcatccataacaagagaataagtttcctcataaacaattcctggtctttgagaaaaatcttgagttacaagtatagctttaccttgtaacttcattgttctcatttccttttcgggtaaaaattcatttgtgtcccatacgtttcacatctttaaagtgAAAATGatttatccgaaaacttttcttttattgagcaattctaattcagctcgtatatagtcatgtctattttgacattcaatgacagattttggttccagctcatcatctttattcatgatgtcattgtatgaAAAATTCTCATCAACATTTTTCATTCCATTTCGATTCCatattattgcataatttattgcaatttatgtatttacatttatcaatatcctctgcagaaggaatattaatttgtggttcttcttgaacactttcttttacctcattatcagctgatttttcttttcgaggattttttttatctttggaaccaattggtctcccacgtttcaggcgtggcaaagactcatgagtgacattttcggcttttagaatttcaattctaactgaagcatttactgctggtatatatgatttattcacttctttttgtatctgtaaatgcatcaggtagtttatttgcaagttcttgcatatgcattatttttttaactttcttttcgcattcttttgtgctagttctatataccttaattgatgttcacatcatgaagcatctttttctttatttttcatttctccccctaatatagggaatgtttcattaaagtgacaatcagcaaaacgtgctgtaaaaacatcacccgttataggttcaatatatcttataattgaagatgtttcatatttaatatatatatccccatcctcctttgaggacccattttagtgcgttgtggttgtgcaactagaacatacactacacaatcaaatgttctaatggtgggaaatatttggctctcggccaaaatcaagttgtaggggagaatatttatgagttgcactttgtctaatgtgaaataatatcgcagcatgtaaatttgcatgtcctcATATATAtcatcttgaattctttcaaaaaacattggtgattctttctcaatgtatttttcattaatcaccatatgtgcttttcattaatcaccatatgtgcttttcattaatcaccatatgtgctttttcattaatcactatatgtgctttttcattaatcaccgtatgtgcttttcattaatcaccatatgtgctttttcattaatcaccatatgtgcttttcatcatatatccttttcaccatatgcgcttttaatcatatgcgcttttaatcatatgcgctgcgcttttcatcatatgcgctttttacaaTATAtcattttaatcatatgtgctgcgcttttcatcatatgcgttatggtctaaaattatttatttatgagtgatacataacaagctaggcatcttagaaaattcaaaccattcaagtctcaaggtagctcagggtttatttaatcaagatttttcaacagattcactctcgctttcttttcttttgggacttatttgtagagctaaataagatgtttatgtattcaagaaatagtttcgcacaaagaattcaaatgattccaaaCTTTAATTGCGCTCACAATTTGAGTATCATCTTCCCTTTCATTTAACTTGGGGAGTGGTTCaaccaagaacctcgcaaggttcagtcaAGTACCTCACTAGGTTCAGCGTAGTCAGACAAAAGAACATCTTTTGATGCCAACGCTTGAAGTTCCCACCGGTGAACTTCTCAGGTATCTCAACATGAGAAAACACCACGTTAGAAAACGGTGCAACAAACGCGATAGTAACTGTATTATTAAATCTCATGATCGAGGCTGAGATTCCATTCAGAATATTGAGATACAACAATTTACTAAATCTGAATTAAACAGTACACAGAATATGTTTGCCGCACACAAGTAATGAATGCTTTCAATTTGTATACATTATATACATTCAAAAGTTCATACAATGATGGTTGTATTAAACTCGTATCATAAAAACGCATTCCAAGATTAATAGTTTAAAATAATATACCAATCCATATCTCTATATAATCACTCATGATATATACAAAATCAAAAGTTCACTTATTTCGATCTATATAATCGAAAtggatatattatttcaaatagtcCACAAGTTTTTATCCATACAAGCATAGaagatatattataattatattataatataataatacatatgtttcaCCTCAATCTGTTACTCCATATAAGGCAAACATACTAATTCTATACTAATGTTATTTATAAAAGGAATCTCGATCAAAGCATATCTTTTAACTTTTATAAAATAGAGTAGCATCATTTTAATAATCATTCAACTTAATCGATGTAAAAAAATCAATTATTCAATGAACTCATCTCATAACACAAtgatgcatatcatatatcatatattaatattaattattaataacaaagtTGAACTCAAAATTAATAATgcataaaattattaataacataTTATACAGTTCAAACATCTCCAAAGGCTACAAAACAATTTGATCAAACATGATTAAGGCATCGATAATGTGCAAGAATGGAAGGTCGTCTAAATAGCATCTCGATATACAAAAAGGAGAATAATCACATATGCGTAATCTGCTCCAATGTTATATAGCAACGAAAATAGATCGAACCAATTGTATAAACATACTCACAAAAGTAGTGATCAGATCATACCCGCAAAGCATAATAAAGTCGCATATAAACAATCACGGCATATTAAAACGGTTTATCACCGACCGAATTAATAACCCACTTTATCAATTTCGGATAAGCAATCAGTTACATTCATATCATATAACACAAACTTTATAATTGAACAGTTGTTTATAAAAGCGAATCAAAATATCAGCGGTTTATAAATTTCAGTAAACAACATTTAAAAATTAGCATGTAAATTAGCCTTTAACATCACATACATATCGCAGAAACATTCATAAAGAGCGGAAAAACAAAACATATAAGGTGCAGTTTATATGTAAACATATGAAGCATACTTGCAAAACAGTAGCATGTTTAAGCAAAGTAAACTTAAACTGAATCAAGATTGAATTAAATCTAATCAAAAACAGTACGAGATATATAGCAGCGGATATTATTCAGTTTCGTGTATGTTtcttatgacaaaataaaattaaaTCCTTAGTTTAGATCAAAATCTGCTTCGTACACGTGAGGTGTCTTAACATGTCCGTTTTAATCATAGTTTCGTGATctgattataaaaatatcaatttcGTATAAcgaatctgtttaagtttgtaagtaaatatgtatacgAAATTGAAATAtccaagcatataatcaatcaaaaAGAGAAAGTTAAAACGATCTAACCGATTGaagggttgaaccgggcttgtgtttgacacaattcccttaaacagattcttcctctgttcccagggtacaccggtccgaagcagcgtactgccggacttgaacacttgccttgattagtgactcgtgcttacttagataaaccttgattatacggagcacttcgtgctgataacgtgttataattcagtaggcttataactacctttagtggtttgattcttgattaagaatactaataatgaagtgtaagaacaaagattataatggagagaaagaagtaTAATACTTGATGTAAGTATATTAGAATGGTGTGTTTATCTTGTACATATTGATGCATATTTATACTACAAAGAGTGTTACATATTTGACTTTTGTGAATTATATAAAATTGTTAGCCACCATTTCTTGACTTCTACTTCAATAATTGATGTATTATAACAATTCTGTATATTTTGAGTGCAAGTTAAGTTAGGAGTACAACTTATAGAGTTTTGAGATGTAAAGAAGTCAAAAGTAAGAGGACAAAATTGTCTTTAAGATATGTAACAACTCTTATCCATCCCAATAAGCTCAAAATTGGGCGGATAATGATCTAAACAAAAAACCCTTCTACTCTTCCCTTTATTCCTTTACTCTCCTCCCCTCCCCTTTCATCCCTAAAAAACTAAGAATCCATAACTAATCTAGTCCCCCTCCAACTCCTTTCTTTTCTTTCACAAAAAAGCTCGAGAATGCAACCTTAGACTTTGAGTATTTTGAAAGAAAGGAATTGATTTGTAGCTTTTACAGGAAAGAAAGGGCGGAGAATGAATGAGTATTTTACTCTTCATCTCTTCCTTTCAATGAAAGGTTGAGTTACCTCTCCTTCATTCTCCTTCCCTTCccttcatttcatttcatttataaaaaaaaacacacTTTTAACATATCTTAGGATTCAATTTCTTATTTTCCGTTTTCAGGTTGCGTTTCAAATTCAAATTCGCCTCTTGGTTTTCTTTTCCCGTTTCAGTTTCTAGTTGGACGCTTTACGAGGAAACAATGGACGATCATGATGACCAATGATGGATCCAAAAACGTGAACTCACCACTACAGTCGTTGACGAAACCCTAACCACTAAAATTATGACCACATCTACGACCTCCGCAACTCCTGACACAGATTCCGGCACCAAGATGATCCACTTCAATCTGAAGAACTCTCAGACATTGAACCAAACCCTAAACGCTCACCTAATTTCACCAAAGTCATATCCTCCAAAGACGATCTGGAGGATAATGATATGTACAGGTCACATGCGTTAGTTACAATCAAGTTCAATTAGGCCAGAGAAACAGTTGTACAACAGATTCTGTTATTAGCTACCTGGTGTCATAAGTAGCTAGTTCAGTAACATATTTAGTCATTCAGTCAAATTGTATTCTTCTTTCCCTCAATTCTTGTAACCCTAATTGAGTAATTCAATTAAAAAATTTGTTACATTGTTCAAGGCTTGTTTCTAATTTCTGTAGTTTTCATTGTGTAACAAGTGAGTCCTCTATTCAGTTCAGAATTCAGGGAGTACATATCAGATAACGACGAACCAGTAGTGTAAAAATTAAAAGCATATCATCACTCGTACCAGAACCGGATGAAGAGGATGAAATGTCTATTGATGTAGCTGCAGCAAAACTGGTTACGCCAATACTACCGGAAATTGCAAAACCAAAAGGTAACAAATCAAGTAACTGTAAGAAGAAGAAAAGTAAGAGTAAATCAAACAGCGTGTAGACGAAACCAGCATCACGAAAGGGGGAAAGGAGGACCAAAAGTACCACAACTGCTACTGCTCAAACAACAGAGGATTCTGTTTTAATTGCACCGATTCATAGGTACGCCGATAAGAATGATGATTCTGCGGATATGAAAATTTATTTATCAAAAGTTTATAATGCCGAAAAAGTGGTATTGAGTGAAGATAGGTACAGTGCAGGGAGGTGTAAAGGGTATAGAATGGTTAGGGCTACTAGAGGTGTGATGGATGGAGCTTGATTGGTATTTTGAAATTAAGGGCATACCAGACTTGGGTGGTCAACCGAAAAGGCATATTTACAGGCGCCAGTTGGATAGGATGGGAATAGTTATGGGTATAGAGATATTGATGGGAGTAAAGTGCATAAAGCTTTGAGGTAAAGTATGgggatcaaggatatgttgaaggtgATGTAATTGGGTTTTTATATTAATTTGCCAGATGGGAACGAGTATGCACCGTAACAACCACAGTTGGTTACGTATAAGGGCCAAATTAGGCTGCAGATGCTAAAGAAGAACTCGCTAAAGTTTTGCCAGGTTTGTAACTATCTATCTGTTTACTGTTTGCTGTTGTCTAATTGAGCTATTTGGACCTTTGTGCTTCTTATGATTTGGGTATATGCTGATGCAGTGCTGTTAATTGATTTGGTTTATTTTAGAAAATCATTTTTCGTGTTTTTCAAACTTGATATAGGTTATGTCTTCTATTGTTACTACAACCAAGTTGATTGTATGCTTTAATGAAGATTATCTCAGATGGTCATCGATATATGTGGTAGAACTGTATTAAAGACAGCTGACATTGCTAAAAGATTCATAGATAAGAAAGGGAGATCTGTTTTAAAGGACAACTCATCATACTTGATGATGATTGCAATATCATCTTTTTTATAGActgttttcttttatattttgaagCATGAAGTATTACCATAATATCCGATCTctctctatatcttataatttgattttTACCTAAGAAAGTCCATTATAAAAGATTTTCAGTAAAACCGTTATATTGTTGTTGAGCTCGATCTTTTTGGTGTACTATAGTATTTGATGCAGGTGCATCTACTTTTCTTATTGTCCACTATAAGTTACTTTAGGAAGATACCTCTTTAGTCTAATCTGTGGGAACTGAATTTCTTAAATGGGTcaattttgttttgttcaatagcAAATTTTATACTTGATTGTTTAAGTTGTGACACACTTGGAAAGCAATTTTGAATTACGCAAGTAGATAATCTCAACAATATATACTACAGTACTTCCTTCGTTTTATGTGTTCAGTTTGTAAATGTTATCATTACTTCAAATTATGGTTAatccattttggaatttctaatttaTCCAAATCTGATTATTTGATTATCATGTAGTACTAAGAGAGAAAATATAATTTTATTGAGCAGGAAGtgaaatatgtttttttttttaaaatggaaTATGTCAAGGGTCTGCATTCAAGGGTCTCAACGGTGGGCGTTACTATCCCGCCGCTTCAATGTATACTCTTCCACATCAGACTAATTGCGTTGTCAAATTCAGCTTCGGCCCCGATTTTGAAGCCTTTCCGAAGGACTTTGGTGGGCGCCCTATTCCAACACCAATGGTTGAAGTTCCATATCATGGCTTTGATTGAAGAGTTCAAATGGTGTGTTCAAAAAGTATTTCTTACTTATTGAtgtacgatttgcaaaata
This genomic stretch from Rutidosis leptorrhynchoides isolate AG116_Rl617_1_P2 chromosome 11, CSIRO_AGI_Rlap_v1, whole genome shotgun sequence harbors:
- the LOC139876233 gene encoding uncharacterized protein isoform X1; protein product: MLKKNSLKFCQEVKYVFFFKMEYVKGLHSRVSTVGVTIPPLQCILFHIRLIALSNSASAPILKPFRRTLVGALFQHQWLKFHIMALIEEFKWKYFWCHCNGPQAESGKRR
- the LOC139876233 gene encoding uncharacterized protein isoform X2 produces the protein MLKKNSLKFCQGLHSRVSTVGVTIPPLQCILFHIRLIALSNSASAPILKPFRRTLVGALFQHQWLKFHIMALIEEFKWKYFWCHCNGPQAESGKRR